One Rhodococcus sp. P1Y DNA window includes the following coding sequences:
- a CDS encoding M23 family metallopeptidase has product MIAGSVLSAALCLGTTGLINPTVAAAQPTIELPNIPIPQPDAQQRAAILAAVLDATGVLINEVAAVILDSDFGPAPNDDSSTAEPETEIAPPSVGLGGSILPLPARSYEITSGYGGRNNPTGNGGQFHQGVDLAAPSGTPIYAVTGGTVEQAGDAGDGYGTLVRIKSGNTVTYYGHQSSVNVDVGDTVAAGDQIGSVGSTGNSTGPHLHFEVRNNGSSVEPVAYLKTLGIDPARYEKQSSD; this is encoded by the coding sequence GTGATTGCAGGTTCGGTGTTGTCGGCGGCGCTGTGCCTCGGTACCACGGGTCTGATCAACCCGACCGTTGCCGCGGCGCAGCCGACCATCGAGCTGCCCAACATCCCCATACCGCAGCCGGACGCACAACAGCGAGCAGCGATCCTCGCCGCAGTCCTGGACGCGACGGGCGTGCTCATCAACGAGGTCGCAGCGGTAATTCTCGACTCCGACTTCGGTCCGGCCCCGAACGACGACAGCAGCACCGCCGAACCCGAGACCGAGATCGCTCCCCCATCCGTCGGACTCGGCGGTTCGATCCTGCCGCTGCCCGCACGCAGCTACGAGATCACGTCCGGCTACGGCGGTCGGAACAACCCCACCGGCAACGGTGGACAGTTCCACCAGGGCGTCGATTTGGCGGCACCGTCGGGAACCCCGATTTATGCGGTTACGGGCGGCACGGTCGAGCAGGCAGGCGATGCCGGTGACGGCTACGGCACTCTGGTTCGCATCAAGAGCGGCAATACAGTGACCTACTACGGCCATCAGTCGAGCGTGAACGTCGACGTCGGCGACACCGTTGCGGCGGGTGACCAGATTGGATCGGTCGGCAGCACCGGCAATTCAACCGGGCCGCATCTACACTTCGAGGTCAGAAACAACGGTTCGAGCGTCGAGCCTGTCGCTTATCTGAAGACTCTCGGCATCGATCCAGCACGGTACGAGAAGCAGAGCTCCGACTAG
- a CDS encoding L,D-transpeptidase, with protein sequence MRISRGIAAAAVAAVAATVVLTGCTGATESKIDAAPIDSNPIAELLGPKLSSTVSDGAVGFSPADPVTVSVADGKLAEVTMLNPEGMQVAGAISPDGLSWTNTEPLGYNRQYRVQADAYGLGGASSSVTSFTTSQPGNFTKPYVLPNEGAVVGIGQPVAVQFDETITDKIAAQNAIQVTTTPSVEGAFYWVNDREVRWRPQNYWASGTRVDVAVEVYGRNLGDGIYGQENARTSFTIGDAVVATADDNTKQVTFNVNGQDVKTMPTSMGKDSTPTDNGVYIIGDRFEHLVMDSSTYGVPVNSSTGYRTPVDWATRMSYSGIFFHSAPWSVGQQGYSNASHGCLNLSPSNAKWVYDNTKRGDIVVVKNTVGGTLSGVDGLGDWNIPWEEWKAGNATSV encoded by the coding sequence ATGAGGATCTCGCGCGGGATCGCGGCAGCGGCGGTAGCTGCGGTTGCGGCAACTGTCGTCCTGACCGGATGTACAGGCGCCACCGAAAGCAAGATCGATGCGGCGCCCATCGATTCGAACCCCATCGCCGAACTTTTGGGACCCAAGCTGTCGTCCACCGTCTCGGACGGCGCTGTCGGTTTCTCTCCGGCCGATCCGGTCACGGTCTCTGTCGCCGACGGAAAACTGGCCGAAGTCACCATGCTCAACCCCGAGGGGATGCAGGTAGCAGGCGCGATTTCACCCGACGGCCTGAGCTGGACGAACACCGAGCCGCTCGGGTACAACCGCCAGTACCGCGTGCAGGCCGACGCCTACGGCCTCGGCGGAGCGAGCAGCTCGGTCACCAGCTTCACGACGAGCCAGCCGGGGAACTTCACGAAGCCCTACGTGCTCCCGAACGAGGGTGCTGTCGTTGGAATCGGCCAGCCGGTCGCGGTGCAGTTCGACGAGACCATCACCGACAAGATCGCCGCCCAGAACGCCATTCAGGTCACCACGACCCCTTCCGTCGAAGGCGCGTTTTACTGGGTCAACGACCGTGAGGTTCGATGGCGCCCGCAGAACTACTGGGCGTCGGGAACTCGCGTCGATGTCGCCGTCGAGGTCTACGGACGCAATTTGGGCGACGGCATCTACGGCCAGGAAAACGCAAGAACCTCGTTCACCATCGGTGACGCCGTCGTGGCCACGGCCGACGACAACACCAAGCAGGTGACGTTCAACGTCAACGGCCAGGACGTCAAGACGATGCCGACGTCGATGGGCAAGGACAGTACGCCGACCGACAACGGCGTCTACATCATCGGCGATCGCTTCGAGCACCTCGTGATGGATTCGTCGACATACGGCGTCCCGGTGAACTCGTCGACGGGATATCGAACTCCCGTCGACTGGGCCACTCGGATGTCCTACAGCGGCATCTTCTTCCATTCGGCACCGTGGTCGGTCGGGCAGCAAGGCTATTCCAACGCGAGCCACGGATGCCTCAACCTGAGCCCATCGAACGCCAAGTGGGTCTACGACAACACCAAGCGCGGCGATATCGTCGTGGTCAAGAACACCGTCGGAGGCACACTGTCGGGCGTGGACGGCCTCGGAGACTGGAACATTCCGTGGGAGGAATGGAAGGCCGGCAACGCCACGAGCGTGTAG
- the cmrA gene encoding mycolate reductase (Catalyzes the final step in mycolic acid biosynthesis.), which yields MSLPRPTPEARAVVTGASSGIGEALATELAARGHSLIIVARRGELLEALATKLRDEHGVTVEVRVLDLSDRDARTTFADELADRDISVLCNNAGIATFGPVSGLDPAYERDQVELNAVAVHDLTLAVIPGMLSRGSGGILITGSAAGNMAIPNNATYAATKAFVNTFSESLRLELKDSGVHVTLLAPGPVRTETPDPAEASIVDKLVPDFLWIDSAYTAKLSLDSLAKNKMRVVPGLLSKGMSIAGQYSPRAISAPIVGSFYKKLGG from the coding sequence GTGAGCCTGCCACGCCCTACGCCCGAAGCCCGTGCCGTCGTTACCGGAGCCTCATCCGGAATCGGAGAGGCGTTAGCCACCGAACTCGCCGCCCGAGGTCATTCGTTGATCATCGTCGCTCGTCGCGGCGAGCTGCTCGAAGCGCTCGCGACGAAGCTGCGCGACGAGCACGGGGTGACCGTCGAAGTTCGGGTACTCGATCTGTCCGACCGCGATGCACGCACAACGTTCGCCGACGAGCTCGCCGATCGTGATATCAGCGTGCTGTGCAACAACGCGGGCATCGCGACGTTCGGGCCAGTGTCGGGTCTCGATCCCGCCTACGAGCGCGATCAGGTCGAACTCAACGCTGTGGCTGTTCACGACCTGACGCTGGCGGTCATTCCGGGGATGCTCTCTCGCGGCAGCGGCGGAATCCTCATCACCGGATCGGCCGCAGGAAACATGGCGATCCCGAACAACGCGACCTACGCCGCGACGAAAGCGTTCGTCAACACGTTCTCCGAGTCGCTCCGGCTCGAACTCAAGGACAGTGGAGTGCACGTCACCCTCCTGGCGCCGGGCCCGGTGCGTACCGAGACACCCGACCCGGCAGAGGCGTCGATCGTCGACAAGCTCGTGCCGGATTTCCTGTGGATCGACAGTGCCTACACAGCGAAACTGTCGCTCGATTCGTTGGCCAAGAACAAGATGCGTGTCGTACCCGGCTTGCTTAGCAAGGGCATGTCGATCGCAGGCCAGTACAGCCCGAGGGCAATCTCCGCACCCATCGTCGGGAGCTTCTACAAGAAGCTGGGCGGGTAG
- a CDS encoding alpha/beta fold hydrolase yields the protein MTTTTVSVDDLDFDVAVEGPAEGIPVVLLHGFPQTSDCWDRVVPQLTAAGLRTIAPNQRGYSPGARPTGVDAYESSKLVGDVQSIIRAFGLESAHIVGHDWGAAVSWQLAGLHPEYVRSLTAVSVPHTAAFGWALREDPDQRERSTYMSLLRQEDKAERVLLEDNAARLRAMFSEHSPDERYVEHLSAPGALTAALNWYRAMTNEFGELPEVRIPTTYVWSNGDTAIGRAGAERCGEFVDADYSFVELDGVSHWIPEEAPERLAAEILSRVSP from the coding sequence ATGACAACGACCACGGTGTCCGTCGATGATCTGGATTTCGACGTTGCCGTCGAGGGACCTGCCGAGGGCATTCCCGTCGTCCTCCTGCACGGTTTTCCCCAGACATCCGACTGCTGGGATCGAGTCGTTCCCCAGCTCACTGCCGCGGGCCTGCGCACCATCGCACCCAATCAGCGCGGCTACTCCCCTGGTGCGCGGCCCACCGGTGTCGACGCCTACGAGTCCTCCAAGTTGGTCGGTGACGTGCAGTCGATCATCCGAGCATTCGGACTGGAGTCGGCCCACATAGTCGGGCACGACTGGGGAGCAGCCGTCTCGTGGCAGCTGGCGGGACTGCACCCCGAGTACGTTCGTTCGCTGACCGCCGTGTCGGTACCACACACCGCGGCCTTCGGCTGGGCTCTCCGCGAGGACCCCGACCAACGCGAACGCTCGACCTACATGTCGCTCCTGCGACAAGAGGACAAGGCCGAGCGAGTCCTGCTGGAGGACAACGCCGCTCGGCTGCGCGCCATGTTCTCCGAGCACAGCCCCGACGAGAGGTACGTCGAACACCTGAGTGCGCCCGGTGCGTTGACGGCAGCCCTCAACTGGTATCGAGCCATGACGAACGAGTTCGGTGAGCTTCCTGAGGTGCGCATCCCCACGACGTACGTGTGGAGCAACGGGGACACCGCCATCGGCCGAGCAGGCGCAGAGCGCTGCGGTGAGTTCGTCGACGCCGACTACTCTTTCGTCGAACTCGACGGAGTGTCGCACTGGATCCCCGAGGAAGCACCCGAACGCCTCGCTGCCGAAATCCTTTCGCGAGTGTCGCCTTAG
- the orn gene encoding oligoribonuclease, whose protein sequence is MQDKLVWIDCEMTGLDLSKDKLIEIAALVTDSELNILGEGVDIVIHADDDALAGMPDVVKKMHAKSGLTEEVRASTVSLEDAQQQVLAYIREHVPVAGTVPLAGNSIATDRGFISRDMLDLDTYLHYRMIDVSSIKELSRRWYPRIYFGQPQKGLAHRALADIKESIKELKYYRQTVFVAPPGPSTSEIAAVVDGLDTPT, encoded by the coding sequence GTGCAGGACAAACTTGTGTGGATCGATTGCGAAATGACCGGGTTGGACTTGTCGAAGGACAAGCTGATCGAAATTGCGGCGCTGGTGACCGACAGTGAGCTCAACATTCTCGGTGAGGGTGTCGACATCGTCATTCACGCCGACGACGATGCCCTGGCCGGTATGCCCGACGTGGTGAAGAAGATGCACGCCAAATCGGGCCTGACCGAGGAAGTGCGCGCGTCCACTGTGTCGCTCGAGGATGCTCAGCAACAGGTGCTTGCGTACATTCGCGAGCACGTACCCGTTGCGGGCACTGTTCCCCTCGCCGGCAACTCGATCGCCACCGACCGCGGCTTCATCTCCCGAGACATGCTCGATCTCGACACCTACCTGCACTACCGCATGATCGACGTCAGCTCCATCAAGGAGCTCTCCCGTCGCTGGTACCCCCGGATCTACTTCGGCCAGCCGCAGAAGGGGCTCGCGCACCGCGCCTTGGCCGACATCAAGGAGTCGATCAAGGAGCTGAAGTACTACCGCCAGACGGTGTTCGTCGCCCCTCCAGGCCCCTCCACCAGCGAGATCGCGGCCGTCGTGGACGGTCTCGACACGCCAACCTGA
- a CDS encoding PadR family transcriptional regulator produces the protein MALEHAILVSLTELSGSGYELARRFDKSIGFFWSATHQQIYRVLTRMDSAGWITGAAVVQDGRPDKKVYSVSRAGRAELDRWIAEPTDPSVLREELAVKLRGAAHGDIDALKAEVRRHRSVHVERLELYRLIEKRDFPSPSDLAGTALHQYLVLRGGIRVEEGFADWCDEILEKL, from the coding sequence GTGGCTCTCGAACACGCGATACTCGTCTCACTGACCGAACTCTCTGGGTCGGGCTACGAACTCGCGCGACGATTCGACAAGTCGATCGGTTTTTTCTGGAGCGCGACGCACCAGCAGATCTACCGGGTGTTGACGCGTATGGACAGCGCTGGGTGGATCACCGGCGCGGCTGTGGTTCAGGACGGCCGACCGGACAAGAAGGTGTACTCGGTCAGCCGCGCCGGACGAGCCGAACTGGACCGGTGGATCGCCGAACCCACCGACCCGAGCGTCCTGCGCGAGGAACTCGCGGTCAAGCTGCGCGGCGCGGCACACGGCGATATCGACGCTCTGAAAGCCGAGGTACGACGCCACCGCTCGGTTCACGTCGAACGGCTGGAGCTGTATCGCCTGATCGAGAAGCGTGACTTCCCCTCCCCGTCCGACCTTGCTGGAACCGCGCTGCATCAGTACTTGGTGCTGCGCGGCGGAATTCGTGTCGAAGAAGGTTTTGCCGACTGGTGCGACGAGATACTGGAGAAACTGTGA
- a CDS encoding NADPH-dependent 2,4-dienoyl-CoA reductase yields MNTQDRYPTLLSPLDVGTTTLKNRVIMGSIHTGLEDRARDTGRLAAYFAERARGGVALIVTGGYAPNRTGWLLPFGAKLTNRIEARRHRRITEAVHREGGKIALQILHAGRYSYQPFSVSASSIKAPINPFRPRRLTSRGVRWQIRNYVRCARLAQSAGYDGVEIMGGEGYFINQFLSIRTNHRRDEWGGSAENRRRIAVDIARRIREAVGKDFLIVFRLSMADLVEGGQSWDDIVALAQDLERVGVDIINTDIGWHESRVPTIVTSVPRAAFADITGKLDKHVNIPVAASNRINMPDTAEDILVRGDAQLISMARPMLADPFWVRKAEADSAESINTCIACNQACLDHAFVHKTVSCLVNPRAGREIELQLMPTRVTKKIAVVGGGPAGLSAALESARRGHAVSLFEARPTLGGQFGIAQRIPGKEEFAETIRYFTTALRQADVTVHLGRRVSADELLAGGFDEVVIATGVVPRMPSIPGIDHPSVLSYAEVVEHGKPVGKRVAVIGAGGIGIDISEFLTTDASPTLDLKEWKQEWGVTEPEAAPGALTTPVPARSPREVYLLQRKEGRIGAGLAKTTGWVHRAALKAKGVHELSGVNYERIDDDGLHITFGAKHERPRTLEVDTIVVCAGQESVRELVDELQGSGTATHVIGGADLAAELDAKRAIEQGTLLAARL; encoded by the coding sequence GTGAACACTCAAGACAGATATCCCACATTGCTGTCACCGCTCGATGTCGGGACGACAACGTTGAAGAACCGCGTCATAATGGGGTCGATTCACACCGGCCTCGAAGACCGCGCTCGCGACACCGGAAGACTTGCAGCCTATTTCGCCGAGCGCGCCAGGGGCGGCGTTGCATTGATCGTGACCGGCGGGTACGCGCCGAACAGAACGGGATGGTTGCTGCCGTTCGGAGCGAAGCTGACCAATCGCATCGAAGCGCGACGACATCGCAGGATTACCGAGGCCGTGCACCGCGAAGGCGGAAAGATCGCGCTGCAAATTCTGCACGCCGGCCGGTACTCGTATCAGCCGTTCAGCGTCTCTGCGTCGTCGATCAAGGCCCCCATCAATCCTTTTCGACCCCGCAGGCTCACCTCGCGCGGAGTCAGGTGGCAGATTCGCAACTACGTCCGCTGCGCACGGCTCGCACAGTCGGCCGGATACGACGGCGTCGAGATCATGGGCGGCGAAGGCTATTTCATCAACCAATTCCTTTCGATACGCACCAATCACAGGCGCGACGAGTGGGGTGGGAGCGCCGAGAACAGGCGTCGCATTGCAGTGGACATCGCCCGTCGCATTCGTGAGGCCGTCGGCAAGGACTTCTTGATCGTGTTCCGCCTGTCGATGGCGGACTTGGTCGAGGGCGGTCAGAGCTGGGACGACATCGTTGCTCTCGCACAGGATTTGGAACGCGTCGGTGTCGACATCATCAACACGGACATCGGTTGGCACGAGTCACGCGTCCCCACGATCGTGACCTCGGTTCCGCGTGCGGCGTTCGCCGACATCACCGGCAAACTCGACAAGCACGTGAACATTCCCGTTGCCGCGTCCAACAGAATCAACATGCCCGACACTGCGGAAGACATTCTTGTGCGCGGGGATGCTCAGCTCATCTCCATGGCCAGACCCATGCTGGCGGATCCGTTCTGGGTCCGTAAAGCCGAAGCAGACTCGGCGGAGAGCATCAACACCTGCATCGCGTGCAACCAGGCGTGCCTCGACCATGCATTCGTGCACAAGACCGTCTCGTGTCTGGTCAACCCACGTGCGGGGAGGGAGATCGAACTACAGCTGATGCCGACGCGGGTGACCAAGAAAATTGCCGTGGTCGGGGGCGGACCTGCAGGTCTGTCCGCGGCGCTCGAATCTGCGCGACGCGGTCACGCGGTCAGCCTGTTCGAAGCTCGGCCCACTCTCGGCGGCCAGTTCGGTATCGCACAGCGCATTCCGGGGAAAGAGGAGTTTGCAGAAACCATTCGCTACTTCACCACCGCATTGCGACAGGCAGACGTGACGGTGCATCTCGGTCGCCGGGTGAGCGCGGACGAACTACTCGCGGGCGGTTTCGACGAGGTGGTCATCGCCACCGGGGTCGTCCCGCGAATGCCGTCGATTCCTGGGATCGACCATCCGTCCGTGCTGTCGTACGCGGAGGTAGTGGAGCACGGCAAGCCGGTCGGGAAGAGAGTTGCCGTAATCGGAGCAGGTGGGATCGGCATCGATATTTCCGAATTCCTCACCACCGATGCATCTCCCACCCTCGATCTGAAGGAGTGGAAGCAGGAATGGGGGGTGACCGAACCGGAAGCCGCTCCCGGCGCACTGACGACGCCAGTTCCAGCGCGATCGCCGCGTGAGGTCTATTTGCTTCAGCGGAAAGAGGGCAGAATCGGCGCCGGCTTGGCCAAAACGACCGGCTGGGTCCACCGAGCTGCGCTGAAGGCAAAGGGCGTGCACGAACTATCCGGCGTGAACTACGAACGCATCGACGACGACGGACTTCACATCACCTTCGGTGCGAAGCACGAACGCCCCAGGACACTGGAGGTCGACACGATCGTCGTGTGCGCCGGTCAGGAATCGGTCCGGGAACTGGTCGACGAACTGCAGGGATCAGGGACAGCGACGCACGTCATCGGCGGCGCCGATCTGGCGGCGGAGTTGGACGCCAAACGCGCGATCGAGCAAGGAACTCTCCTCGCCGCACGTCTGTAG
- a CDS encoding MFS transporter translates to MSTGAENAAVGVATTRKQVFAWGIWDWGSAAFNAVILTFVFSVYLTDAVGEDLPGSISATSWFSWSVGLAGVVIALLAPISGQRFDARGKRKRSLALLTGLTVVSMAALFFVKDDYHYLWLGLVLLAAGSILFELASIPYNAMLRQVSTPENIGRVSGFGWSMGYFGGIVLLLVCYFGFITGEGDTRGLFGITTDGGLNIRIVALLAAVWFAVSAIPVLLRVPELPSSTADPDAADAGLIESYKVLFRDLRELWAVDRRSVYFLVASALFRDGLAGVFTFGAVLAVSVYGIGTADVLLFGVAANVMAGLGAITAGRIDDRVGPKKVIVFSLVSMIVAGVVLLFVSGPLLFWVFGLMLCLFVGPAQSSSRTYLARLAPPGREGQFFGLYATTGRAVSFLAPTLFGLFVFLFDADRAGIGGLLVVLAVGLAALLAVKSPDKV, encoded by the coding sequence ATGAGCACAGGGGCCGAGAATGCCGCCGTCGGCGTTGCGACTACGCGGAAGCAGGTATTCGCCTGGGGGATCTGGGATTGGGGATCGGCCGCGTTCAACGCGGTCATCCTCACCTTCGTATTCTCGGTCTACCTCACCGATGCCGTCGGTGAGGATCTTCCCGGCTCGATCTCTGCGACGTCGTGGTTCAGTTGGTCCGTCGGACTCGCCGGAGTGGTCATCGCGCTGCTGGCGCCGATTTCCGGGCAACGCTTCGATGCGCGCGGAAAACGAAAGCGCTCGCTGGCGTTGCTGACCGGCTTGACCGTCGTGTCGATGGCGGCCCTCTTCTTCGTCAAGGACGACTATCACTATCTGTGGCTGGGTCTCGTGCTTCTCGCAGCCGGATCCATCCTGTTCGAGCTGGCCAGCATTCCCTACAATGCGATGCTCCGGCAGGTCTCGACGCCGGAGAACATCGGTCGAGTCTCCGGATTCGGTTGGTCCATGGGTTATTTCGGCGGAATCGTGCTGCTGCTGGTGTGCTATTTCGGCTTCATCACCGGTGAGGGCGACACGCGCGGCCTGTTCGGGATCACCACCGACGGTGGTCTCAACATCCGGATCGTCGCATTGCTTGCCGCGGTGTGGTTCGCGGTGTCTGCGATCCCTGTTCTGTTGCGTGTTCCCGAACTACCCTCGTCGACAGCGGATCCCGACGCTGCCGACGCGGGATTGATCGAGTCCTACAAGGTGTTGTTTCGCGACCTCCGCGAACTGTGGGCGGTCGATCGACGAAGCGTCTACTTCCTTGTCGCCAGCGCGCTGTTTCGCGACGGATTGGCGGGGGTGTTCACCTTCGGCGCCGTGCTCGCGGTGAGCGTCTACGGTATCGGAACGGCTGATGTATTGCTGTTCGGCGTTGCTGCCAACGTCATGGCCGGGCTCGGCGCGATCACGGCAGGACGCATAGACGACAGAGTCGGGCCGAAGAAGGTCATCGTGTTCTCGCTCGTATCGATGATCGTCGCGGGAGTCGTGCTGCTCTTCGTATCGGGACCACTGCTGTTCTGGGTGTTCGGATTGATGCTGTGCTTGTTCGTCGGTCCGGCTCAATCGTCCTCGCGCACATATCTGGCGCGGCTCGCCCCGCCGGGACGCGAGGGCCAGTTCTTCGGTCTCTACGCGACGACGGGTCGAGCCGTGTCGTTTCTCGCGCCGACACTGTTCGGGCTGTTCGTGTTTCTGTTCGACGCCGATCGTGCTGGAATCGGCGGGTTGCTCGTCGTACTCGCCGTCGGGCTCGCGGCACTGCTGGCCGTGAAGTCTCCGGACAAGGTCTAA
- a CDS encoding helicase HerA-like domain-containing protein, which produces MTVDPASENPTAEALSPAERAKVAKAAAVEAARVAEEALAAAEAAEREALAAEAATDVAPADTAAPNIAGEIAAGYNSSGAALELGTVVLDGVTDPSARIRIPLATLNRHGLVAGATGTGKTKTLQGIAEQLSSAGVPVVMADVKGDLSGLSAPGADNDKIRARAVDTGDVDWTPSGHPVEFLSLGTEGIGIPVRATITAFGPILLSKVLGLNNTQESTLGLIFHWADRQGLALLDLKDLRSVITHLTSDEGKADLKGIGGVSSATAGVILRALVNLEADGGDTFFGEPELETEDLLRVGADGKGVITLFELGAHAARPVMFSTFLMWVLADMFQTLPEVGDVDKPKLVFIFDEAHLLFADASKAFLQQVEQTVKLIRSKGVGVIFCTQLPTDVPNEVLSQLGARIQHALRAFTPDDQKALNKTVRTYPKTKAYDLEKALTSLGTGEAIVTVLSEKGAPTPVAWTKIRPPRSLMDTIGNDAITAAASASPLSAKYRETIDRESAYERLEARVADVPAPRDETFDLPPLPTDLPDLPPPPAEGPSAAERIMDNPAVKSFLRSAASAAGREISRSIFGTGRRRRR; this is translated from the coding sequence ATGACGGTCGACCCGGCGTCCGAGAATCCCACCGCTGAAGCCCTGTCTCCAGCGGAGAGAGCGAAGGTGGCGAAAGCAGCTGCCGTAGAGGCCGCCCGCGTGGCCGAAGAGGCGTTGGCCGCCGCTGAGGCGGCCGAGAGGGAGGCTCTGGCCGCGGAAGCCGCTACCGACGTCGCACCGGCAGACACGGCAGCTCCGAACATCGCCGGCGAGATCGCTGCCGGGTACAACTCGAGCGGTGCGGCTCTCGAACTGGGCACCGTCGTCCTCGACGGCGTCACCGACCCTTCCGCACGAATACGAATCCCACTTGCGACGCTGAACCGCCACGGACTTGTCGCCGGAGCGACCGGTACCGGTAAGACGAAGACTCTGCAGGGAATAGCGGAGCAGCTGTCCTCAGCCGGCGTCCCGGTGGTCATGGCCGACGTGAAGGGCGACCTGTCCGGACTGTCGGCGCCGGGAGCCGACAACGATAAGATCCGCGCACGCGCAGTCGACACAGGGGATGTCGACTGGACGCCGTCCGGTCACCCCGTGGAATTTCTGTCGCTCGGGACCGAGGGTATCGGCATCCCTGTTCGCGCCACGATCACTGCATTCGGCCCGATTCTGCTGAGTAAAGTGCTGGGACTCAACAACACTCAGGAATCAACCCTGGGTCTGATCTTTCACTGGGCGGACAGGCAAGGCCTCGCGCTGCTCGACCTGAAAGACCTCCGCTCTGTCATCACGCATCTGACCTCCGATGAGGGCAAGGCGGATCTGAAAGGCATCGGAGGTGTCTCGTCGGCGACGGCAGGCGTTATCCTGCGCGCCTTGGTCAACCTCGAAGCCGACGGCGGCGACACATTCTTCGGCGAACCGGAACTCGAAACCGAGGACCTACTGCGCGTCGGTGCCGACGGCAAGGGCGTCATCACGTTGTTCGAACTCGGCGCGCACGCGGCGCGACCGGTCATGTTTTCGACGTTTCTGATGTGGGTCCTGGCCGACATGTTCCAGACGCTCCCCGAGGTCGGTGACGTAGACAAGCCCAAACTCGTTTTCATCTTCGACGAGGCGCACTTGTTGTTCGCGGATGCGTCGAAGGCATTTCTCCAGCAGGTCGAGCAGACTGTGAAACTGATTCGCTCCAAGGGCGTCGGCGTCATCTTCTGCACGCAGTTGCCGACGGACGTACCGAACGAAGTTCTCTCACAGTTGGGGGCACGTATTCAGCACGCATTGCGCGCTTTCACCCCGGACGATCAGAAGGCGCTGAACAAGACGGTTCGAACGTATCCGAAAACCAAGGCCTACGACTTGGAGAAGGCGCTCACCTCGCTCGGTACCGGCGAAGCGATCGTCACGGTTCTGTCCGAGAAGGGAGCGCCGACGCCGGTGGCCTGGACCAAGATTCGTCCGCCGCGGTCGCTGATGGACACGATCGGCAACGACGCGATCACCGCTGCGGCGTCGGCCAGTCCGTTGAGCGCCAAATACCGGGAGACGATCGATCGCGAGTCCGCGTACGAGAGGTTGGAGGCACGTGTCGCCGACGTTCCCGCACCGAGGGACGAGACGTTCGACCTTCCGCCGCTCCCGACCGATCTGCCCGATCTGCCACCGCCACCAGCGGAAGGCCCCTCCGCAGCCGAGCGGATCATGGACAACCCGGCCGTCAAGAGTTTCCTGAGATCGGCGGCTTCTGCTGCGGGACGGGAGATCTCACGAAGCATCTTCGGGACGGGGCGTCGACGCAGGCGTTGA